From the genome of Streptacidiphilus sp. PB12-B1b:
GCCGAAGGTCTCCTGGGTGCAGACGGCGCTGGCGGCGTCCACGCCGTCGAGGATGGTCGGCTCGTAGAACAGCGGGCCGACGTCCGGGCGGGCGCGGCCGCCGGCCAGCACCCGGGCGCCGTTGCAGACGGCCTCCTCGACGTGTGCGGTGACGGTGTCGAGCTGGCGCTGCGAGACCAGCGAGCCCATGTCGGCGCCCCAGCCGAGGGTGTTGCCGAGCCGCAGCGCGCTGGTCCGGGCAGCGAACCGCTCCAGGAAGGCGTCGGCGACCTCGCGGGCGACGTAGAGCCGCTCGATGGAGACGCAGAGCTGCCCGGCGGAGGAGAAGCAGGCGCGGACGGCGCCCTCGGCGGCCTTGTCCAGGTCGGCGTCGGCCAGCACCAGCATGGCGTTCTTGCCGCCCAGCTCCATGGAGGCGCCGACCAGCCGGGCGGCGGCGCGCTGGGCGACGTCGCGCCCGGTGCGGGTGGAGCCGGTGAAGGAGACGTAGTCGGCGCGGTCGACCACCTCGGGGCCGACGACCGGCCCGTCGCCGACGACGATCTGCCACAGCTCGGCGGGCAGCCCGGCCTCGATGATCAGCTCACGGGTGCGCAGCGCGGTCAGCGCGGTCTGCGTGTCGGGCTTGGTGACCACGGCGTTCCCGGCCATGAAGGCGGGCACGGCGTCCCCGGCGAACAGCGCCAGCGGGTAGTTCCAGGGGGAGATCTGGCCGATCACGCCCTTGGCGTGGCGGACCTCGGTGACCTGGGTGAGCGTGGGCAGCACGCCGACCCGTCGGCGCGGGCGCAGGTACTTCGCGCCCATGCGCGCGTAGTGCCGGGCCTCGATCGCGGTGACGGAGACCTCTTCGAAGGCGTGGGCGCGGGTCTTGCCGGTCTCGGCCTGGATCAGGTCGAGCAGGTCGGCCTGGTCGGCGAGGATCCGGTCGTGGAAGCGCAGCAGCACCCCCGCCCGCTCGGCGAAGGAGCGCTCGGCCCAGGCGCGCTGGGCGGCGCGGGCCCGGGCGAAGGCGGTGGCGACGTCCTCGGGGGTGGACTCGGGGATCTCGGCGAGGACCTCGCCGGTGAACGGACTGCGGCTGACGCCCTTGGTCGGCTGCTCGCCCGCCACGACCCCGCGCACCAGCCGGGCGACCAGCTGCGGCGTGACGGCGTCGGCGGCGGTACGGGGACCGGGCGCCGCCACGGGGTTGCGCCGGCCGGTCGCGTCGCTCGTGCTGATGTCTGTCATGGCGTGCAGCGTAAGCCGTTTCCAGCGGCTTGGGTACCCGCCGGTAACAACCATCGGGGGCGCTTCTCGGGCCGCCGCGCGCCTGCCCTGCTCAGCCGCGGGGTCAGTGGCCGGAGGAGGTCGCGGCGGCCTTCGGCCGGTACACCCAGACGGAGTAGTCGACGCCCTGGTGCACCCCGGAGACGCCCGCTGCCTTGCGGTAGCCGGGGGTGGCCATCATCGCTGCCACGATCTTGACGTCCAGCCCGGGCGTGGTCACGTGGTCCAGCTCCACCACGCCGAAGTAGTGCGCCTCGATGGCCTTCTGGTAGGCGGCGTCGCCGGAGTAGGTGCGGTGCGTCACCGGGTCGCGGTAGCTGAAGTTCCAGGTGCTGGTCCACTGCTGCCAGGTGGTCTGCGCGCGCAGGTAGTAGCGCGGGACCGGGTCGTTCTCGGCGAGGATCGGCTCACCGGGCCTCAGCTGCCCGCGCAGGGCGGCGACCATCCCGGTGGCGTCGGGCCAGCCCCGCTGGTAGAGCGAGCCGACCTGGCCCAGCCCGCAGTAGAGGGCGAAGCCGACGATCGCGGCGACCGCCGCGCCCTGCCAGAGCGGCGCCCGGCCCTTGGCCGTGGCCAGCAGCCGGGAGAGCAGGTAGCCCGCGAGCACCGCCGCGAACCAGGCGCCGAAGTCCACGTGCTTGTGCAGGGAGGTGGTGACCTGGATGCGCGCCTGGTTGATCGGCGCCAGCATGACCGCCAGCACCAGCACCGCCGCCACCAGCCGTCGGTGCCGCTGCCGCTCGGCCAGCAGCAGCACCAGGGCCAGCAGCGCGCCGACCCAGATCAGCCCGACCCAGTGCCAGGACTCGTCCATGATCCGCAGCCGCGGGGTGGTGCCGACCGCCCGCTTCAGCGTGGTGGACTCGATGCCGGACTGGTACCAGTGCCCGGCCAGCAGCACCGCGCCGCCCAGCAGCAGGACCAGCTCGGCCAGCAGCACCGCGCCCCGCAGCAGTGCCCCGCGCCAGCGGTAGCGCTCCACGGCCGGCAGCACCGCCAGCGCCAGCACCACCGGATCCCACAGCGCCGCGGCGTACTTGGTGGCGTCGGACAGGGCCAGGGCCAGCCCGGACGCCAGCAGCCAGGGCACGCTGCCGGCCGCACGGACGGCCAGCCAGCCGGCGAGGACCAGCAGGAACAGCGCCATCGGGTCGTAGGTGGCGAAGGCCGAGAGGAACTGGGTGGGCCCGGCCACCACGAACAGGGCCGCCGCCAGCAGCCCGGTACGGCGGTCGAAGAGGCGCCCGGCCGCGTCGTAGAGGAGCACGGTGGCGCCCAGCATGAAGGCCAGCCCGAGCAGCCGGGCGGCGAGCAGGCCGCCCACCGAGTCGGCCATCGCGCCCAGCACCGGGTAGATCGTCGGCGCGCCGGAGAAGTAGGTCTGGTAGTTGCCGATCACCGCGCCGTGCAGCAGGTGGGCGATCTCGTCGTGCCCGGCGTAGAGGTAGAGCGCCTCGTCGCTGAAGGCGGTGTTGCTGCGCAGCAGCCGGACCGCCAGGCCGATCTGGAGCGCCAGCACCAGGGCGAGCATGCCGAGCCAGGGCGCGGCCCAGCGGGGGGCGTCGGCCGGCCGGGCCGCCGCCTGCTGCCGTCGGCGGGCTGCCCGGCCGGGGGCGTCGGGGGCTGTGCCGACCGTCTCGGGCGTACTACTCCAGGGCACAGGTCCACCGCTTCTGGCACGGGATGACGAAGGCCGTCGGGACGCTCCAGCCCTCCTTGGCGCCTCCTCGGCGCAAATGATTGTGCGATTATCTCTGGCAATGGTTCCCAACTCAAGCCGCGAAGCCCCGGACTCCGGCGGCGTACGCGATGATCAGCGTCCCGGCTCCCCCGGCCGCCCCGGGAAGCCCGGCGGGAAACCGGAACTGAGCCGCCGGACCGCACTGCGACGGATTTCCGCGGCGCTGGCGGTGGGATTGTCCGCAGGGCTGACCGCAACCGGCTGCAGTAACAGTCTCACAACGAATTCCGGTGGCACCGCCCGCTGGAGCGGGAAATCCGGCGGAATGCCGACGGCGCCCTCCGGCGGCGCGCAGCCGCGCATACCCAGCCGGGATTCGCTGCTGCACCCGCAGGGCGACTACTTCGGGGTGAGCACCTACAGGACGCCGACGCCCGCCGAGACGGCGGCGGTGGCGCAGGCGGCGGGGCGTCATCCGACGATATTGGAGTACTTCCTGAACTGGGATCAGGAGTTCAGCGCCGCGACCGTCCGCGAATGCTATGCCGAGGGCGCGGTCCCGCTGCTGACCTGGGAGCCCTCGGGGACGTCCAATTCCGCGAACCAGCCGGAGTACGCGCTGCGGCACATCACCGGCGGCCGGTTCGACGAGTATGTCAAACGTTTCGCACGGGGTATCCGCGACCAGAAATGGCCGGTAATCCTCCGTTTTGCCCACGAAATGAACGGCGACTGGTATCCCTGGTCGGAACAGAACAGCGGAAACCGCCCGGGCGACTACGCGGCGGCCTGGCGGCACATCCACAAGGTCTTTGCCGATGTGGGCGCCGACAATGTGATCTGGCTGTGGTGCCCCAATGTGGTGCGCGGCACCGGCGGCGTCGAA
Proteins encoded in this window:
- a CDS encoding succinic semialdehyde dehydrogenase; this encodes MTDISTSDATGRRNPVAAPGPRTAADAVTPQLVARLVRGVVAGEQPTKGVSRSPFTGEVLAEIPESTPEDVATAFARARAAQRAWAERSFAERAGVLLRFHDRILADQADLLDLIQAETGKTRAHAFEEVSVTAIEARHYARMGAKYLRPRRRVGVLPTLTQVTEVRHAKGVIGQISPWNYPLALFAGDAVPAFMAGNAVVTKPDTQTALTALRTRELIIEAGLPAELWQIVVGDGPVVGPEVVDRADYVSFTGSTRTGRDVAQRAAARLVGASMELGGKNAMLVLADADLDKAAEGAVRACFSSAGQLCVSIERLYVAREVADAFLERFAARTSALRLGNTLGWGADMGSLVSQRQLDTVTAHVEEAVCNGARVLAGGRARPDVGPLFYEPTILDGVDAASAVCTQETFGPVVSVYRFDSEDEAVAQANSTPYGLNSSVWSRSAAHGRRIAQRLHSGTVNVNEGYAAAYGSVAAPMGGMGDSGVGRRHGSEGILKYTEPQNIAVQRLVPMAPSFGMDDQGYAALLTRALGAMRTLRLK
- a CDS encoding glycosyltransferase family 39 protein; translation: MPWSSTPETVGTAPDAPGRAARRRQQAAARPADAPRWAAPWLGMLALVLALQIGLAVRLLRSNTAFSDEALYLYAGHDEIAHLLHGAVIGNYQTYFSGAPTIYPVLGAMADSVGGLLAARLLGLAFMLGATVLLYDAAGRLFDRRTGLLAAALFVVAGPTQFLSAFATYDPMALFLLVLAGWLAVRAAGSVPWLLASGLALALSDATKYAAALWDPVVLALAVLPAVERYRWRGALLRGAVLLAELVLLLGGAVLLAGHWYQSGIESTTLKRAVGTTPRLRIMDESWHWVGLIWVGALLALVLLLAERQRHRRLVAAVLVLAVMLAPINQARIQVTTSLHKHVDFGAWFAAVLAGYLLSRLLATAKGRAPLWQGAAVAAIVGFALYCGLGQVGSLYQRGWPDATGMVAALRGQLRPGEPILAENDPVPRYYLRAQTTWQQWTSTWNFSYRDPVTHRTYSGDAAYQKAIEAHYFGVVELDHVTTPGLDVKIVAAMMATPGYRKAAGVSGVHQGVDYSVWVYRPKAAATSSGH
- a CDS encoding glycoside hydrolase family 26 protein, yielding MVPNSSREAPDSGGVRDDQRPGSPGRPGKPGGKPELSRRTALRRISAALAVGLSAGLTATGCSNSLTTNSGGTARWSGKSGGMPTAPSGGAQPRIPSRDSLLHPQGDYFGVSTYRTPTPAETAAVAQAAGRHPTILEYFLNWDQEFSAATVRECYAEGAVPLLTWEPSGTSNSANQPEYALRHITGGRFDEYVKRFARGIRDQKWPVILRFAHEMNGDWYPWSEQNSGNRPGDYAAAWRHIHKVFADVGADNVIWLWCPNVVRGTGGVELPPLYPGDDYVDWAGVDAYGFGEKTASEVLDPTIAVIERITQKPILIAETASQPGSEQPGWTADLFSWLGYHERTIGFVWFNHSVAEGGMHDYRFTVDPQTQAAFRTGLSSLRLAHWPVADPPPNAG